In Bifidobacterium adolescentis ATCC 15703, the sequence GATCACCTTCAACCCGGACGAGACCGCCGACAACATGAAGCAGTACGGCGGCTTCATTCCGGGCATCCGCGCGGGAAGCGCCACCAGCAACTACCTGAGCTACGTGATGAACCGTCTGAACACGGTCGGCGCCGTCTACCTGCTGTTCGTGGCGCTTATCCCGACGGTGCTCATCATGGCGCTGAACCTGAACACCAAGCTGCCGTTCGGCGGAACCACCATCCTGATCATCGCAGGCGTCGGCCTCGACACCCTGCGCCAGGCCAAGGCCCAGACCGAACAGTTCCAGTACGCTGGCTTCCTGTTCGAGGACACCGACCACAAGGAAGGTAAGTAACCACTTGAATCGTGATGTCGTTTCCGTTGATCGGGAGCGGTATCACGATTTTTATGTTAAGTAATCCATCATCCGAAAATCCCCGTTGAGGGGAATGAACGAAACGGAGAACAACACATGCGACTGCTGATCATGGGCCCGCAGGGCGTAGGCAAGGGCACCCAGGCCGCTCTGCTGAGCGAGCACTACGGAATCCCGGCGATCTCCACCGGCGATATCTTCCGCTACAACATCAAGAACAAGACCGAGCTTGGCGTCGAAGCGCTCAAGTACATCGACAAGGGCGAGCTTGTGCCGGACGAGCTGACCAACAAGATCGTCAAGGACCGTCTGGCCATGGACGACGCCAAGAACGGCTGGATTCTCGATGGCTATCCGCGCAACGCCTCCCAGGTCGAGGCTCTCGACGCCATCCTGGGCGAACTGGACACCCCGCTTGACGCGGTCGTCGCACTGGATGCAGATCACGACGTGCTCATGGAGCGTATGAAGAAGCGCGCCGAAATCGAAGGCCGCTCCGACGACACCCCTGAAGCCATCGCCAAGCGTCTTGACGTGTACGCCAAGGAGACCGCGCCGCTGCTGGACATCTACCAGAAGCGCGGCCTGCTCAAGACGTTCAATGGCGTCGGCGCCGTCGACGAGATCCAGGCCACCATCGTGGCGGAGCTTGGCTGAAGGAAAAACCAAGCAGAATAACATATTTCCAACGAAAGCGGGAATCGCGACACGCCGAACGTGTCTTGATTCCCGCTTTCGTGTATTCTTGCAAGTTGGTGTGTCTTCGGGCACGCATAGTAATCGCCAAGGAACGGAACGAGGCTCATGGCTAAAGACGGTGTGATTGAAGTCGAA encodes:
- a CDS encoding adenylate kinase yields the protein MRLLIMGPQGVGKGTQAALLSEHYGIPAISTGDIFRYNIKNKTELGVEALKYIDKGELVPDELTNKIVKDRLAMDDAKNGWILDGYPRNASQVEALDAILGELDTPLDAVVALDADHDVLMERMKKRAEIEGRSDDTPEAIAKRLDVYAKETAPLLDIYQKRGLLKTFNGVGAVDEIQATIVAELG